One part of the Thermus hydrothermalis genome encodes these proteins:
- the dusA gene encoding tRNA dihydrouridine(20/20a) synthase DusA, translated as MLDLRLSVAPMVDRTDRHFRFLVRQVSLGVRLYTEMTVDQGVLKGNPERLLAYRPEEHPIALQLAGKDPERLAQAAQVGEAFGYDEINLNLGCPSEKAQQAGYGACLLRDPVRVAAMVQAMAEAVRIPVTVKLRLGLEGQETYPELARLVEGLAEAGAKAFIVHARSALLSLSTRANRAIPPLRHEWVHRLKGDFPHLLFVLNGGLRTLEEALAHLDKVDGAMLGRAVYEDPFVLEEADRKVYGLNRRPSRLGVAWRMRAYLEEELYRGTPPWAVLRHLLSLFRGMPGGRLWRRILAEGRSLQALDQALRLMEEKVGEEGKEEHPHPKGHPLPSHPLAG; from the coding sequence GTGCTTGACCTGAGGCTCTCCGTGGCCCCCATGGTGGACCGCACGGACCGCCACTTCCGCTTTTTGGTGCGCCAGGTGAGCCTTGGGGTGAGGCTCTACACCGAGATGACCGTGGACCAAGGGGTCCTAAAGGGCAACCCCGAGCGCCTCCTCGCCTACCGCCCCGAGGAACACCCCATCGCCCTGCAGCTTGCGGGCAAGGACCCCGAGCGCCTGGCCCAGGCGGCGCAGGTAGGGGAAGCCTTCGGCTACGACGAGATCAACCTCAACCTGGGCTGCCCCTCGGAGAAGGCCCAGCAAGCCGGTTATGGGGCCTGCCTCCTCCGGGACCCCGTGCGGGTGGCGGCCATGGTCCAGGCCATGGCCGAGGCGGTGCGGATACCGGTCACGGTGAAGCTGCGGCTTGGCCTCGAGGGCCAGGAAACCTACCCGGAACTCGCCCGCCTGGTGGAGGGCCTGGCGGAGGCGGGGGCCAAGGCCTTCATCGTCCACGCCCGAAGCGCCCTCCTCTCCCTCTCCACCCGGGCCAACCGGGCCATCCCCCCCTTGCGCCACGAATGGGTCCACCGCCTAAAAGGGGACTTCCCCCACCTCCTTTTCGTCCTCAACGGGGGCCTGCGCACCCTGGAGGAGGCCCTGGCCCACCTGGACAAGGTGGACGGGGCCATGCTCGGCCGGGCGGTCTACGAGGACCCCTTCGTCCTGGAGGAGGCGGACCGGAAGGTGTACGGCCTAAACCGCAGGCCAAGCCGCCTAGGGGTGGCATGGCGGATGCGGGCCTACCTGGAGGAGGAGCTCTATAGGGGCACGCCGCCTTGGGCCGTGCTCCGGCACCTGCTAAGCCTCTTCCGGGGAATGCCCGGAGGAAGGCTTTGGCGGCGCATCCTCGCCGAAGGGCGCTCCCTCCAGGCCCTGGACCAGGCCCTAAGGCTTATGGAGGAGAAGGTAGGCGAGGAGGGCAAGGAGGAACACCCACACCCAAAGGGGCACCCGCTTCCTTCGCACCCGCTTGCCGGTTAG
- a CDS encoding polyprenyl synthetase family protein, which yields MTPAPHEVRKALKERLLAHLRHQDPAYEALLQDYPRRGGKMLRGLLVYYSSLAHGAGHEAALLLATALELFQNWVLIHDDIEDGSEERRGRPALHRLYPMPLALNAGDALHAEMWGLLLEGVEKGLWDGRVLREFHQVVRRTAYGQHLDLSWTLEGRLDLAPEDYLGMVAHKAAYYTAVAPLRLGALLVGQDPPKAYEEGGLKLGVAFQIVDDVLNLEGNEAYGKELAGDLYEGKRTLILLRFLQGASPEERERAEALLRLPREEKPEGEVRWLWERLSASGAVAFAREEAKRLAQEGYAALLPHLETLPVPEARRYLEDILGALVERRA from the coding sequence ATGACGCCCGCGCCCCATGAGGTGCGAAAGGCCCTAAAGGAGCGCCTCCTCGCCCACCTGCGCCACCAAGACCCCGCCTACGAGGCCCTCCTCCAGGACTACCCCAGGCGGGGCGGAAAGATGCTTCGCGGCCTCCTCGTCTACTACAGCAGCCTCGCCCACGGGGCGGGGCACGAAGCGGCCCTCCTTTTGGCCACCGCATTAGAGCTTTTCCAAAACTGGGTCCTGATCCACGATGACATTGAGGACGGCTCCGAAGAGCGCCGGGGCCGCCCCGCCCTGCACCGCCTCTACCCCATGCCCCTCGCCCTGAACGCCGGGGACGCCCTCCACGCCGAGATGTGGGGGCTGTTGCTGGAGGGGGTGGAAAAGGGGCTTTGGGACGGAAGGGTCCTCCGGGAGTTCCACCAGGTGGTGCGCCGCACCGCCTACGGGCAGCACCTGGACCTCTCCTGGACCCTCGAGGGCCGCCTGGACCTCGCCCCGGAGGACTACCTGGGGATGGTGGCCCACAAGGCCGCCTACTACACCGCCGTGGCCCCCTTGCGCCTGGGGGCGCTCCTTGTGGGCCAGGACCCGCCCAAAGCTTACGAGGAAGGCGGCTTGAAGCTGGGCGTGGCCTTCCAGATCGTGGACGACGTCCTCAACCTGGAAGGGAATGAAGCCTACGGCAAGGAGCTCGCCGGGGACCTCTACGAGGGCAAGCGCACCCTGATCCTCCTCCGCTTCCTCCAAGGGGCAAGCCCGGAGGAAAGGGAAAGGGCCGAGGCCCTCCTGCGCCTCCCCCGGGAGGAAAAGCCCGAAGGGGAGGTGCGCTGGCTTTGGGAAAGGCTAAGCGCCTCAGGAGCCGTGGCCTTTGCCAGGGAAGAGGCCAAGAGGCTAGCCCAAGAAGGCTACGCCGCCCTCCTGCCCCATCTGGAAACCCTCCCCGTGCCGGAAGCCCGCAGGTACCTGGAGGACATCCTGGGCGCCCTGGTGGAGCGCAGGGCATAA
- a CDS encoding DMT family transporter, whose protein sequence is MRGLAAGLLALNLVTLIWGTTFVVVKGAVGEMAPSLLVLLRFLVASAFFLPFALRLPKGIWGPGLELAFWLLLGYASQAVGLVWTTASRSAFITALNVVLVPLLLSLAGRRVRGVWLAALLAFLGVGLLSYDPRQPPLNVGDLWTLLTALTYALYIVRLEVHAKAYPSLPLTAIQVLGTALLALPWALREGVHLEGVPWGAVLYLGVVATALTTWLQTWGQRRVPAPQAAILYTLEPVWATLFAFLLLGERLGPSGLLGAFLVILATFLAIRRSPA, encoded by the coding sequence ATGCGCGGGTTAGCCGCAGGCCTCCTCGCCCTCAACCTCGTCACCCTCATCTGGGGCACCACCTTCGTGGTGGTGAAGGGGGCGGTGGGGGAGATGGCCCCAAGCCTCCTCGTGCTCCTTCGCTTCCTGGTGGCGAGCGCCTTTTTCCTCCCCTTTGCCCTGCGCCTCCCCAAGGGCATCTGGGGCCCGGGACTTGAACTCGCCTTCTGGCTCCTTTTGGGTTACGCCTCCCAGGCGGTGGGCCTCGTTTGGACCACGGCGAGCCGGAGCGCCTTCATCACCGCCTTGAACGTGGTCCTCGTGCCCCTCCTCCTAAGCCTTGCGGGGCGCCGGGTGCGGGGGGTTTGGCTTGCCGCCCTTCTCGCCTTTTTGGGGGTGGGCCTCCTCTCCTACGACCCCAGGCAGCCCCCCCTCAACGTGGGGGACCTCTGGACCCTTCTCACCGCCCTGACCTATGCGCTTTACATCGTGCGCCTCGAGGTCCACGCCAAGGCCTACCCCTCCTTGCCCCTCACCGCCATCCAGGTCCTGGGCACCGCCCTTTTGGCCCTCCCGTGGGCCCTCCGAGAAGGGGTGCACCTGGAGGGGGTACCCTGGGGGGCGGTGCTCTACCTAGGGGTGGTGGCCACCGCCCTCACCACCTGGTTGCAAACCTGGGGGCAACGCCGCGTCCCGGCGCCCCAGGCGGCCATCCTTTACACCTTAGAGCCCGTCTGGGCCACCCTTTTCGCCTTTTTGCTCCTGGGGGAGCGCTTGGGGCCTTCGGGCCTCCTGGGAGCCTTTTTGGTCATCCTCGCCACCTTCTTGGCTATCCGCCGATCCCCAGCATGA
- the ispH gene encoding 4-hydroxy-3-methylbut-2-enyl diphosphate reductase: MEGMDGGLERLYLARPRGFCAGVVMAIEAVERWAEALRDQGELVVYHEIVHNRVVVERLRAKGVHFVEDLAELERLRRERRLAGTLVFSAHGHPPAVRKKAAEMGFHILDATCPLVTKVHTEARRYAKEGYWILLVGDSADHQEIKGTYGEAPERTILVAVHTHVGKDPRLADPRTVTVPDPERVVVLTQTTLSVDDTLATIEILKRRFPKLVVPARKDLCYATQNRQEAVKRIAPRVEAFLVLTSPHSSNGMRLLELAQELTGRAYRLERPEELRPEWLSGVRSLGLTSAASTPEDLVQEVVARLRAANPGLLVVEEGEWEHISFREPRPIPPEEVLGA, encoded by the coding sequence ATGGAGGGCATGGACGGGGGGCTTGAGCGCCTCTACCTGGCGCGGCCTCGAGGCTTCTGCGCCGGGGTGGTGATGGCCATTGAGGCGGTGGAGCGCTGGGCGGAGGCCTTGCGGGACCAAGGGGAGCTGGTGGTCTACCACGAGATCGTCCACAACCGGGTGGTGGTGGAGCGCCTCAGGGCCAAGGGGGTCCACTTCGTGGAGGACCTAGCGGAACTGGAGCGCCTGAGGCGGGAAAGGCGGCTTGCGGGCACCCTGGTCTTTTCCGCCCACGGCCACCCCCCTGCCGTGCGCAAGAAGGCCGCCGAGATGGGCTTCCACATCCTGGACGCCACCTGCCCCCTGGTCACCAAGGTGCACACGGAGGCCCGGCGCTACGCCAAGGAGGGGTACTGGATCCTCCTCGTGGGGGACTCCGCCGACCACCAGGAGATCAAGGGCACCTACGGGGAGGCCCCGGAGCGGACCATCCTGGTGGCGGTGCACACCCACGTGGGCAAGGACCCCCGCCTGGCCGATCCCCGCACGGTGACGGTGCCCGACCCCGAAAGGGTGGTGGTCCTCACCCAGACCACCCTGAGCGTGGACGACACCCTGGCCACCATAGAAATCCTGAAGCGCCGCTTCCCCAAGCTGGTGGTCCCCGCCCGCAAAGACCTCTGCTACGCCACGCAGAACCGCCAGGAGGCGGTGAAGCGCATCGCCCCCAGGGTGGAGGCCTTCCTGGTCCTCACTAGCCCCCATTCCTCCAACGGGATGCGGCTTTTGGAACTGGCCCAGGAGCTCACGGGCCGGGCGTACCGCCTGGAACGCCCTGAGGAGCTCCGCCCCGAGTGGCTTTCCGGGGTGAGAAGCCTCGGCCTCACCTCCGCCGCCAGCACCCCCGAGGATCTGGTGCAGGAGGTGGTGGCCCGCCTAAGGGCGGCCAACCCGGGGCTTTTGGTGGTGGAGGAAGGGGAGTGGGAGCACATCAGCTTCCGCGAGCCCAGGCCCATCCCCCCGGAGGAGGTCTTGGGTGCTTGA